In Cololabis saira isolate AMF1-May2022 chromosome 10, fColSai1.1, whole genome shotgun sequence, a single window of DNA contains:
- the LOC133451852 gene encoding tripartite motif-containing protein 16-like encodes MAQKGDQLDQETFSCSICLEVLKDPVTIPCGHSYCMNCINNYWDEGEKKLPSCPQCRKTFIPRPALVRSTVFAALLEQMKKTGPQAAPADHWYAGPEDVACDFCSGRKLKAIKSCLFCLASYCENHLQPHHDVAPFKKHKLVDPSKNLQDNICPRHDEVMKMFCRTDQKCICYLCSVDEHKGHDTVSAAAERTERQREMEVSRQQIQQEIQDREKDVKLLQQEVEAINQSADKTVEHSEEIFTELISLLQKRSSDVKQQIRSQQETEVRRVRELEEKLQQEITDLKRRDAEMKQLSDTEDHNQFLHNYPSLSPLSESTHSSSISIRPLRYFEDVTAAVSEVRGQLQDIPRDTWTNISLTITDVDVLLPQPEPKSRAGFLKYSCEITLDPNTVNTQLLLSEENRKVTFMDQDQSYSSHPYRFTEYLQVLSRESLAGRHYWEVEKKAGAGVAVSYKDISRSGEESIFGFNDKSWSIHCSSDSCGFFYNSILTSISGPQSSRIGVYLDHRAGVLSFYSVSGTMTLLHRVQTTFTQPLHAGVRVCNTSGHSAEFCKLK; translated from the coding sequence ATGGCGCAGAAAGGAGAtcagctggaccaggaaacattttcttgttcgatctgtttggaggttttaaaggatccggtgactattccctgtggacacagttaCTGTATGAACTGTATTAACAACTACTGggatgaaggagagaagaaactcCCCAGCTGTCCTCAGTGTAGAAAGACGTTCATACCGAGACCTGCACTGGTGAGAAGCACCGTGTTTGCTGCTTTATTAGAGCAGATGAAGAAGACTGGACCccaagctgctcctgctgatcaCTGGTATGCTGGACCTGAAGATGTGGCCTGTGATTTCTGCTCTGGAAGAAAACTGAAAGCCATCAAGTCCTGTTTATTCTGTCTGGCCTCTTACTGCGAGAATCACCTTCAACCTCATCATGATGTGGCTCCATTCAAGAAACACAAGCTGGTGGATCCCtccaagaacctgcaggacaacatctgcccccgtcatgatgaggtgatgaagatgttctgtcgtactgatcagaagtgtatctgttatctctgctctgtggatGAACATAAAGGCCATGACACAgtctcagctgcagcagaaaggactgagaggcagagagagatggaggtgagtcgacaacaaatccagcaggagatccaggacagagagaaagatgtgaagctgcttcagcaggaggtggaggccatcaatcagtctgctgataaaacagtggagcacagtgaggagatcttcactgagctgatctctctcctccagaaaagaagctctgatgtgaagcagcagatcagatcccagcaggaaactgaggtgaggagagtcagagagcttgaggagaagctgcagcaggagatcactgacctgaagaggagagacgctgagatgaagcagctctcagacaccgaggaccacaaccagtttctccacaactacccctcactgtcaccactcagtgagtccacacactcctccagcatcagcatccgtcctctcaggtactttgaggatgtgacagcagctgtgtcagaggtcagaggtcaactaCAGGACATCCCGAGAGACACGTGGACAAACATCTCACTGACCATCACTGATGTGGATGTTTTACTGCCACAACCAGAACCAaagagcagagctggattcttgaaatattcatgtgaaatcactctggatccaaacacagtaaacacaCAGCTGTTACTGTCAGAGGAAAACAGAAAGGTGACTTTTATGGACCAAGATCAGTCTTATTCTAGTCATCCATACAGATTCACTGAATATCTTCAGGTCCTGAGTAGAGAGAGTCTGGCTggacgtcattactgggaggtggagaagaAAGCAGGTGCTGGtgtagcagtttcatacaaggACATCAGCAGATCAGGGGAGGAAAGTATATTTGGATTTAATGACAAATCTTGGTCAATACATTGTTCCTCAGACAGTTGTGGATTTTTTTACAACAGCATCCTAACCTCCATCTCAGGTCCTCAGAGCTCCAGAATAGGAGTTTAcctggatcacagagcaggtgttctgtccttctacagcgtctctggaaccatgaccctcctccacagagtccagaccaccTTCACTCAGCCGCTACACGCTGGAGTTCGGGTTTGTAACACTTCTGGACACTCAgctgagttctgtaaactcAAATAG